Proteins encoded within one genomic window of Haloimpatiens massiliensis:
- a CDS encoding peptide ABC transporter substrate-binding protein, protein MKSKKLISLVLGTTLIFSTALVGCGSKDEESKTASNGEKIDKDQYLNLIVSEEPKTLDASVGNDDVSYQILKEVTEPLTRLEQDKNGNDVIKPAAAEKWESNDDGTEWTFRLRDNKWSDGKKVTAKDFEYGIKRTLNPKTGSPYAFLLSPIKGADEYMAGKGSEDSIGVKAIDDKTLKFELKSPCSYFLGLSYFRVMLPQRQDLIEKHGEKYGTELEKLAFCGPFVMKKWVHSSEIVLEKNKDYWDKDSVKLEKVNLKMIKDGNSAANSVYNGSIDALEVSKPEWIKKLDNTNKFNIVKGYNPDISFEFFNTKDKLFKNVNIRKAFSIAMDREDIAKVIFHGQYEPGYGWCPPKVQIGANGEYRKMANEEPVKKLKQDNPDPKALLIKGLKELGMDSDPSKLTMTILYSGTNQGTRTGAEYDQQMFKKILGINVKSEYVEWPVFQKRINEYDYQMAGLIWGADYNDPSALFDLFITGADMIPTGWQSKEYDKIVKEARTTLDVNKRLELYKKAEKILLYDEAVVAPKLYTKRNMYVYKYVKNLMNPLFGVREFKYAYTQGRDK, encoded by the coding sequence TTGAAAAGTAAAAAGCTAATATCTTTAGTATTAGGAACAACTTTAATTTTCTCTACAGCTTTAGTAGGATGTGGCAGTAAAGATGAAGAAAGTAAAACTGCTTCAAATGGAGAGAAAATAGATAAGGATCAATATTTAAATTTAATAGTCAGTGAAGAACCAAAAACATTAGATGCTTCTGTAGGTAATGATGATGTTTCTTATCAAATATTGAAAGAGGTTACTGAACCGCTTACAAGACTTGAACAAGATAAAAATGGAAATGACGTTATAAAACCAGCAGCAGCAGAAAAATGGGAAAGTAATGATGATGGAACAGAATGGACTTTTCGTTTGAGAGATAATAAGTGGTCTGATGGAAAAAAAGTTACAGCAAAGGATTTTGAATACGGCATAAAGAGAACACTTAACCCAAAGACAGGTTCACCTTATGCATTTTTACTATCACCAATAAAAGGCGCAGATGAGTACATGGCTGGCAAAGGAAGCGAGGATTCAATAGGGGTAAAAGCAATAGATGATAAGACACTAAAATTTGAATTAAAAAGTCCATGCTCATATTTCTTAGGTTTATCATATTTTAGAGTAATGCTACCTCAAAGACAAGATTTAATTGAAAAGCATGGAGAAAAATATGGTACTGAATTAGAGAAGCTTGCATTTTGTGGACCTTTTGTTATGAAGAAATGGGTACACAGTAGTGAAATAGTATTAGAGAAAAATAAAGACTATTGGGATAAGGATTCAGTAAAATTAGAAAAAGTAAATTTAAAAATGATAAAGGATGGAAATTCAGCAGCTAATTCTGTGTATAATGGATCTATAGATGCTTTAGAAGTAAGCAAACCAGAGTGGATAAAGAAACTAGATAATACTAATAAATTTAATATAGTAAAGGGATATAACCCAGATATAAGTTTTGAATTTTTTAATACCAAAGATAAATTATTTAAAAATGTAAATATTAGAAAAGCATTTTCTATAGCTATGGACAGAGAAGATATAGCTAAAGTTATATTCCATGGGCAATATGAGCCAGGTTACGGTTGGTGTCCTCCAAAGGTTCAAATAGGAGCTAATGGCGAATATAGGAAGATGGCCAATGAGGAACCAGTAAAAAAATTAAAGCAGGATAATCCTGATCCTAAAGCTCTCCTTATTAAAGGTTTAAAAGAATTAGGTATGGATTCAGATCCATCAAAATTAACAATGACTATATTATATTCAGGTACTAATCAAGGAACCAGGACTGGTGCAGAATACGATCAACAAATGTTTAAAAAAATATTAGGAATAAATGTTAAATCAGAATATGTTGAATGGCCAGTATTCCAAAAAAGAATAAATGAATATGATTATCAGATGGCAGGATTAATTTGGGGTGCAGATTACAATGATCCAAGTGCTTTATTTGATTTATTTATAACAGGCGCAGATATGATACCAACTGGATGGCAGAGTAAAGAATATGATAAAATAGTTAAGGAAGCTAGAACAACTTTAGATGTAAACAAGAGATTAGAATTATATAAGAAAGCAGAAAAAATTCTACTTTATGATGAAGCAGTTGTAGCACCAAAGTTATATACTAAGAGAAATATGTATGTTTATAAATATGTTAAGAATTTAATGAATCCTTTATTTGGAGTTAGAGAGTTTAAATACGCATATACTCAAGGTAGAGATAAATAA
- a CDS encoding alpha-hydroxy-acid oxidizing protein, with protein MNYKEVLKNAKENLNGSCRVCPVCNGKACAGEVPGMGGKGTGDAFKINIEALDSYKLNMRVIHNAKNPNTSAELFGKKLDIPVFAAPVSGTTLNMGGKYTEEQYISWVINGCLDAGVYPMVGDTAVDSFLITNLQQLKKANGQGIAIIKPWENKNVIEKIKMAEEAGAFAVGMDIDACGLITLALHGKPVMPKTVDEIKEIVKSTKLPFILKGIMTPDEAELAVEAGVDAIVVSNHGGRVLDQTPGVADVLPEIAERVRGKVTILADGGVRTGVDILKMIALGADAVLIGRPFVTASFGGEREGVKLYIDSLKQDLKSAMVLTGCNSIKEISDRIIY; from the coding sequence ATGAATTATAAAGAAGTGCTTAAAAATGCAAAGGAAAATTTAAATGGAAGTTGCAGAGTGTGCCCAGTATGTAATGGAAAGGCTTGTGCAGGAGAAGTTCCTGGTATGGGTGGCAAAGGTACAGGAGATGCCTTTAAAATTAATATTGAAGCATTGGATTCATACAAACTTAATATGAGAGTAATTCACAATGCAAAGAATCCAAATACCTCTGCAGAATTATTTGGCAAAAAATTGGATATACCTGTATTTGCAGCACCGGTGTCGGGCACTACCTTAAATATGGGAGGAAAATACACTGAAGAGCAGTACATATCTTGGGTTATAAATGGATGTTTAGATGCAGGAGTATATCCTATGGTTGGGGATACTGCTGTGGATTCATTTTTAATTACAAATCTTCAGCAATTAAAAAAAGCTAATGGACAAGGTATTGCCATAATAAAACCTTGGGAAAATAAAAATGTTATAGAAAAAATAAAAATGGCAGAAGAAGCTGGGGCTTTTGCTGTAGGTATGGACATAGATGCCTGTGGACTTATAACTCTAGCTCTTCACGGTAAGCCAGTAATGCCAAAGACTGTAGATGAAATAAAAGAAATAGTAAAAAGTACTAAGCTACCTTTTATATTAAAGGGAATAATGACACCAGATGAGGCAGAACTTGCAGTAGAAGCAGGTGTAGATGCTATAGTAGTGTCTAATCATGGTGGAAGAGTATTAGATCAAACTCCAGGAGTTGCAGATGTACTTCCAGAAATTGCTGAGAGAGTTAGAGGAAAAGTAACTATTCTTGCAGATGGTGGAGTAAGAACAGGAGTAGATATATTAAAGATGATAGCATTAGGAGCAGATGCTGTTCTTATAGGAAGACCTTTTGTCACTGCTTCCTTTGGAGGAGAAAGGGAAGGGGTTAAGTTATATATTGATTCATTAAAGCAAGACTTAAAGTCTGCCATGGTACTTACAGGATGTAATTCTATAAAGGAAATAAGTGATAGGATAATATACTAA
- a CDS encoding DUF523 domain-containing protein, which yields MIIVSACLCGINCKYSGGNNLSQKVLKLVKEGKAIPVCPEQLGGLATPRVPHEIEGGTGKEVLEGRAKLINEKGGDSTEEFIKGAYETLKIAKAVGAKKAILKAKSPSCGCGTIYDGTFTGNKIKGNGVTAELLLKNGIEVTTEEVIEN from the coding sequence ATGATAATTGTGAGTGCATGTCTTTGTGGAATAAATTGCAAGTATAGTGGTGGAAATAATTTGAGCCAAAAGGTTTTAAAGCTTGTTAAAGAAGGTAAGGCTATACCTGTTTGTCCTGAACAATTGGGCGGGCTTGCAACCCCTAGAGTACCTCATGAAATAGAAGGTGGTACTGGAAAAGAGGTATTAGAGGGGAGAGCTAAGCTTATAAATGAAAAAGGTGGAGATTCTACTGAAGAGTTTATAAAGGGTGCTTATGAAACTTTGAAGATAGCAAAGGCAGTGGGAGCTAAAAAAGCTATATTAAAAGCTAAAAGTCCTTCTTGCGGATGTGGTACTATATATGATGGAACTTTCACAGGTAATAAAATAAAGGGAAATGGAGTTACTGCAGAATTGCTTTTGAAAAATGGTATAGAGGTTACTACGGAAGAAGTAATTGAAAATTGA
- a CDS encoding DUF3656 domain-containing U32 family peptidase, which yields MQKKKIEILAPAGSLESLYAAVQAGADAIYLGGNKFSARAYASNFDELVMINAINYCHAYGVKVYITVNTLIKEKELKELTDYIGFLYNIGVDALIVQDMAVIKIIKDKFPGFPVHSSTQTTVHNGEGAKLMCSLGVERVVLAREMSLKEIEYISKDLNIETEIFVHGALCICYSGQCLMSSMIGGRSGNRGRCAQPCRLPYNIINKITGEEKKAYLLSPKDICSLDFLKELVHSGTSSLKIEGRMKRPEYVAGVVSIYRNALDSIYEKGYIDKEYVNSGLNKLMQLFNREGFSKGYMFKNEGKDMMAYNFPKNTGVLLGKSDNTGFVVLQEDLKVEDGVRFRHKGFKVSKIIKNRKSVEKAYKGDVVKIFPYNYKNGDTLYKTSNVELLESLSLYYRNPYGKRVEMPLKVKFKIGEKIEISTEFNGKEIKITGDMVQKALKRPLDQQRIIENLCKTKDTPFEFSPVEFSCYEEGFMPMSSINNVRRELVQEIYDNIKEANSREKLFEVVNEHKNIGGKTDEKIDKKTGKNEAEVKNVDQCLVLVSTKEQLKAALDMHIKSICVDAFIKNEKFNLESLGQKVYLKIPNILKEGEFIKTCDYIEKNLDKILGIITANLGIINKFKRRTSIIGDYKLNIFNSKALNFYDNLLDICALSVELNREEIKDIIKNADITAQYVIYGKTELMVSQYCPIGSVMGGMSSDKKCNGKCKSGSFVIKDRTGAEFPIITDNFCRSHIYNSVSSNLIPNLDSLKKIGIKYFRIDFIDENYEEVCKVLKSFNEGIWQGEFNNYTRGHFRRGVE from the coding sequence ATGCAGAAAAAAAAAATAGAAATATTAGCGCCAGCAGGAAGTTTAGAAAGTTTATATGCAGCAGTACAGGCAGGAGCAGATGCGATATATTTAGGAGGAAATAAATTTTCCGCAAGAGCCTATGCCTCTAATTTTGATGAATTAGTTATGATAAATGCAATAAATTATTGTCATGCTTATGGGGTAAAGGTTTATATAACAGTTAATACTTTGATTAAAGAAAAAGAGCTTAAAGAGCTTACGGATTATATAGGATTTTTATATAATATAGGGGTAGATGCCCTTATAGTTCAAGATATGGCAGTTATAAAAATTATTAAGGATAAGTTTCCAGGCTTTCCAGTGCACTCTTCTACCCAAACTACGGTACATAATGGAGAAGGGGCAAAACTTATGTGCTCTTTAGGAGTAGAGAGGGTAGTTTTAGCTAGAGAAATGTCCCTTAAGGAGATTGAATATATATCGAAAGATTTAAATATAGAGACAGAAATTTTTGTTCATGGGGCCCTTTGCATATGCTATTCCGGACAATGTCTTATGAGTAGTATGATAGGAGGAAGAAGTGGAAATAGAGGTAGGTGTGCTCAGCCATGCAGACTTCCTTATAATATTATAAATAAGATTACAGGAGAAGAAAAAAAAGCATATCTTTTAAGCCCAAAAGACATATGCAGCTTAGATTTTTTAAAGGAATTAGTTCATAGTGGAACTTCATCACTAAAGATAGAAGGAAGAATGAAAAGACCTGAATATGTGGCTGGAGTGGTGAGTATTTATAGAAATGCTTTGGATAGCATATATGAAAAAGGTTATATAGATAAAGAATATGTAAACTCTGGTTTAAATAAGCTTATGCAGCTTTTTAATAGAGAAGGTTTTTCTAAGGGGTATATGTTTAAAAATGAAGGAAAAGACATGATGGCATATAATTTTCCTAAAAATACAGGAGTGTTATTAGGGAAAAGTGATAATACTGGATTTGTTGTACTTCAAGAAGATTTGAAGGTGGAGGATGGAGTTAGATTTAGGCATAAGGGTTTTAAAGTATCCAAAATAATTAAAAATCGAAAGAGTGTAGAAAAAGCCTATAAAGGGGATGTGGTTAAAATATTCCCTTACAATTATAAAAATGGGGACACTCTTTATAAAACTTCTAATGTAGAGCTTTTAGAAAGTTTAAGTCTTTACTATAGGAATCCCTATGGCAAGAGAGTGGAAATGCCGTTAAAAGTTAAGTTTAAAATAGGTGAGAAAATAGAAATAAGCACAGAGTTTAATGGAAAAGAAATAAAAATTACAGGAGATATGGTGCAAAAGGCACTAAAAAGACCGCTAGATCAGCAAAGAATTATAGAAAATCTTTGTAAAACTAAGGATACACCTTTTGAGTTTTCACCAGTGGAATTTTCCTGTTATGAGGAAGGGTTTATGCCCATGTCTTCTATAAATAATGTGAGACGTGAACTAGTGCAGGAGATATATGATAATATTAAAGAAGCAAATTCTAGGGAAAAGCTATTTGAAGTCGTAAATGAACATAAAAACATAGGCGGGAAAACAGATGAGAAAATAGATAAAAAAACAGGTAAAAATGAAGCAGAAGTGAAAAATGTTGACCAGTGTCTGGTTTTAGTTTCTACAAAGGAACAGTTAAAGGCAGCTTTAGATATGCATATAAAAAGTATATGCGTAGATGCATTTATAAAAAATGAAAAATTCAATTTAGAAAGTTTAGGTCAAAAGGTTTATTTAAAAATACCTAATATATTAAAAGAGGGGGAATTTATCAAGACTTGCGATTATATAGAAAAGAATTTAGATAAAATACTAGGTATTATAACAGCTAATTTAGGTATAATTAATAAATTTAAACGCAGAACTTCCATAATAGGCGATTATAAGCTCAATATATTTAATAGTAAAGCACTGAATTTTTATGATAATTTGTTGGATATATGTGCTTTAAGTGTAGAATTAAACAGGGAAGAAATAAAAGACATAATAAAAAATGCAGATATAACAGCGCAATACGTTATTTATGGAAAGACAGAGCTTATGGTAAGTCAATATTGTCCTATAGGAAGTGTCATGGGGGGAATGAGTAGTGATAAAAAATGTAATGGAAAATGTAAGAGTGGAAGCTTTGTAATAAAGGATAGAACTGGAGCAGAATTCCCTATAATTACAGATAATTTCTGTAGAAGCCATATATATAATAGTGTAAGTAGTAATTTGATTCCTAATTTAGATAGTCTTAAGAAAATAGGTATAAAATATTTTAGGATAGATTTTATTGATGAAAATTATGAAGAAGTCTGCAAAGTTCTAAAGAGCTTTAATGAAGGAATATGGCAAGGGGAGTTTAATAATTATACTAGAGGGCACTTTAGAAGAGGAGTGGAATAA
- a CDS encoding Ger(x)C family spore germination protein yields MKNSISKIIILFMLVAFSIVFCGCWDYTEMDDVKYVAGFAVDKDKDEYILTLEIMEASIGSNAIKSDIVQSRGKTIHSALRDAIENTGKVLQLSHAKVVIVSEEIAEEGIVPAIDLINRDVEVRNDMWILISGMDTASEILTKGKIEDEIISYELAETIKNSNKIGKYNSVESFKFISDLSNKGIDATAPMVKTVKQESKVYFQVFGTAVFKQDKMIGKLNEEEAVTLQILREKNPIFIIPIELHNKDNVSLEIMNTNRKLKVKTENNKIYISTYINIDVAISELAEEEVNYISKENREKLKKQVEEYIDKNANELIQKLQKEYKSDIVGFGDLIRKDVPKEWRKIGNKWKDKYQDTDIKVYANVNIKYSGLNKQNIKVRE; encoded by the coding sequence ATGAAAAATAGTATAAGTAAAATTATTATTTTATTTATGTTGGTAGCTTTTTCTATAGTCTTTTGTGGATGCTGGGATTATACAGAAATGGACGATGTAAAATATGTAGCAGGTTTTGCAGTAGATAAGGATAAGGATGAGTATATATTAACCTTAGAAATAATGGAAGCATCTATTGGTAGTAATGCTATAAAATCCGATATAGTTCAAAGTCGGGGTAAAACTATACATTCAGCACTTAGAGATGCTATTGAAAATACAGGAAAAGTGTTGCAACTATCTCATGCTAAAGTTGTTATAGTAAGTGAAGAAATTGCAGAAGAAGGAATAGTACCAGCTATAGATTTAATTAATAGAGATGTAGAGGTAAGAAATGATATGTGGATTTTAATATCTGGAATGGATACTGCGTCTGAAATTCTTACTAAGGGTAAAATAGAAGATGAAATAATATCGTATGAATTGGCGGAAACCATTAAAAATTCTAATAAAATAGGAAAATATAATTCTGTAGAGAGTTTTAAATTTATAAGTGATTTGTCAAACAAAGGGATTGATGCCACTGCTCCTATGGTTAAAACAGTTAAACAAGAAAGTAAAGTATATTTTCAAGTGTTTGGAACAGCTGTTTTTAAACAGGATAAAATGATAGGTAAATTAAATGAAGAGGAGGCGGTTACTCTACAAATATTAAGAGAGAAAAATCCAATATTTATAATTCCTATAGAACTACATAATAAGGATAATGTAAGTTTAGAAATTATGAATACAAATAGAAAGTTAAAGGTAAAAACAGAAAATAATAAAATATACATAAGTACATATATAAATATAGATGTAGCAATATCTGAATTAGCGGAAGAAGAAGTGAATTATATTTCTAAGGAAAATAGAGAAAAACTTAAAAAGCAGGTAGAGGAATATATAGATAAAAATGCAAATGAATTAATACAAAAGCTTCAAAAAGAATACAAAAGTGACATAGTGGGATTTGGAGATTTAATAAGAAAAGATGTACCTAAAGAATGGAGGAAAATAGGAAATAAATGGAAAGATAAATACCAAGATACGGACATAAAGGTGTATGCAAATGTGAATATAAAATATAGCGGATTAAATAAACAAAATATAAAAGTGAGAGAGTAA
- a CDS encoding spore germination protein, giving the protein MKKLFKQFKRNKQNKNSRGKGQINNKNSKTLKNVLEQYNLNKSLQKNIDLFQKDILKDDDTIIYRKFKNRDSSIEFCLIFIDGMVKNQTINENIIYPITTYNLNQYNKQGLNRVKEELVQHISDQVIMVDEIKSVNSVDELIHNLLYGDSILFIDGYDKALIINTKGWDTRSIEEPSSETIVKGPREGFNESIIKNLSLIRRKINSPDLKFKFRELGVRSRTKICIAYVEGIANEKILMELEKRLDDINIDGIFSTAVIQECINDAPLSPFRTIGNTERPDVVASKLLQGRIALLCDGTPVVLTLPFLFVEYFQVNEDYYDQFIFASINRVIRIIAFIITIITPGIYVAITTFHKELIPTELALSIYLAREGVPLPTVIECMVMLVTFEIIREAGTRLPKHVGGAVSIVGALVLGDAAVNAKFVSAPMVIVVGITGISGLIIYEMKAAIISLRFIFLIAASILGIYGVIFVGMGLFIHLMSIKSFGIPYMLKIANLEKYTIVDSTIRAPWWLLKYRTKFISKDFIRMRNNIKEKE; this is encoded by the coding sequence GTGAAAAAGCTATTTAAACAATTTAAAAGGAACAAACAGAACAAAAATAGTAGAGGAAAGGGTCAAATAAATAATAAAAATAGTAAAACACTAAAAAATGTACTTGAACAGTATAATTTAAATAAATCACTTCAAAAAAATATAGATTTGTTTCAGAAAGATATATTAAAGGACGATGATACTATAATTTATAGAAAATTTAAAAATAGAGATTCTTCTATAGAATTTTGTCTAATTTTTATAGATGGAATGGTAAAAAATCAAACTATAAATGAAAATATTATATATCCAATTACAACATATAATTTAAATCAATATAATAAGCAAGGGTTAAATAGAGTGAAAGAGGAGCTAGTACAGCATATAAGTGATCAAGTCATTATGGTAGATGAGATAAAAAGCGTAAATAGTGTAGATGAATTAATTCATAATTTACTTTATGGAGATTCTATATTATTTATAGATGGCTATGATAAAGCTTTAATTATTAATACTAAAGGTTGGGATACTAGGTCTATAGAGGAGCCTTCTTCTGAAACTATTGTAAAGGGACCTAGGGAAGGATTTAATGAATCTATAATTAAAAATTTATCTTTAATTAGAAGAAAAATAAATTCACCAGATTTAAAGTTTAAGTTCAGAGAATTAGGCGTGAGAAGCAGGACTAAAATTTGTATAGCTTATGTAGAGGGAATAGCTAATGAGAAAATTTTAATGGAACTGGAAAAAAGATTAGATGATATAAATATAGATGGAATTTTTTCTACTGCAGTTATACAAGAATGTATAAATGATGCACCATTATCACCTTTTAGAACTATTGGAAATACTGAAAGACCAGATGTGGTGGCTTCTAAACTTTTACAGGGAAGAATAGCTTTATTATGTGATGGTACACCTGTAGTGCTAACTCTTCCATTTTTATTCGTTGAATATTTTCAAGTAAATGAAGATTACTATGATCAATTTATATTTGCATCTATAAATAGAGTTATAAGAATAATTGCTTTTATTATTACTATAATTACACCAGGCATTTATGTTGCAATTACTACATTTCATAAGGAATTAATTCCTACTGAGTTAGCTTTAAGTATATATTTAGCTAGAGAAGGGGTGCCTCTTCCAACGGTGATAGAATGTATGGTTATGTTAGTTACTTTTGAAATAATAAGAGAAGCAGGTACTAGACTCCCTAAGCATGTGGGCGGAGCAGTTAGTATTGTAGGAGCTTTAGTTCTAGGTGATGCAGCTGTAAACGCAAAATTTGTAAGTGCACCTATGGTAATTGTTGTAGGTATTACAGGTATATCAGGATTGATTATTTATGAAATGAAAGCAGCAATAATTTCTTTAAGATTTATATTTTTAATTGCAGCATCAATCTTAGGAATATATGGGGTGATATTTGTGGGCATGGGCTTATTTATTCATTTAATGTCTATAAAAAGCTTTGGTATACCATATATGTTAAAGATAGCAAATTTAGAGAAATATACTATAGTAGATTCAACCATAAGAGCGCCTTGGTGGCTATTAAAATATAGAACTAAATTTATATCTAAGGATTTCATAAGAATGAGAAATAATATTAAAGAGAAGGAATAG
- a CDS encoding endonuclease MutS2, whose protein sequence is MNEKSLRVLEYQKIKDMVKKFTSTAAAKSIIDQLQPYDNVYEVREHLEETKEAFQLLVRKGAPPFEGVYDVREAISRASKGASLMPGQLLKIAQMLRCARRFKEYIYHKEDEEGYRVIEDICIGIIPLKNIEDEIFNAIIGEEEIADRASSALYSIRKKLKDKEFSVKDKVSSMMRNYSQYLQDNLYTIRGDRYVLPVRAEHKGQVQGLVHDQSSSGATLFIEPMGLVHLNNEIKELRLKETAEIERILAMLSSRIYDSIVAVRNNGDIVWELDFIFAKAKFASEYDCTSPIVSEEGVIDLIWARHPLISKDIVVPNDVYLGREFTSLVITGPNTGGKTVTLKTVGLLEVMALSGIMIPVKDNSTIGFFKEVFADIGDEQSIEQSLSTFSSHMTNIVNIIDKADENSLVLFDELGAGTDPTEGAALAVAILDELKNRGSKIVATTHYSELKGYALKAPGVENASVEFNVETLRPTYRLLIGIPGKSNAFEISRRLGLPDYIITSSKEKIAEDSLQFEDLIQSLQDKSIKVEKDARETEMLKLQAAKIKEKYEEKLYKVDKTREKALIEAQREAKRLVREAKEEADSILKNIRELERKGYSSDVRRELEQERKKLKDKLEAVDDKIQNTISDKGEKLTTVEEGQEVFVPSLNQKVVVVSKPDNKGEVLVQAGILKINVKLEDLRYVKESKEEKKIKKSKEKREAKLRLASVATSIDLRGMDAMEAVFTTDKYLDDACMAGLSEVSVIHGKGTGVLRNAINDMLKKHPHVKNYRLGNYGEGGTGVTVVELK, encoded by the coding sequence ATGAATGAGAAATCGCTTAGGGTTTTAGAATATCAGAAAATAAAGGATATGGTTAAAAAGTTTACAAGTACTGCAGCTGCTAAATCTATTATAGACCAGCTACAGCCTTATGATAATGTGTATGAAGTTAGAGAACATTTAGAAGAAACTAAAGAAGCTTTCCAACTCCTAGTAAGAAAAGGCGCTCCGCCTTTCGAAGGGGTTTATGATGTAAGGGAAGCTATAAGTAGAGCATCTAAGGGAGCGTCTTTAATGCCAGGTCAGCTCCTTAAAATAGCACAAATGCTTAGATGTGCTAGAAGATTTAAGGAATATATATATCATAAAGAAGATGAAGAAGGTTATAGAGTAATAGAAGACATATGCATAGGAATTATACCTCTTAAAAATATAGAGGATGAAATCTTTAATGCTATAATAGGAGAAGAAGAAATAGCCGATAGAGCCAGCTCAGCATTATACTCTATTAGAAAAAAACTAAAAGATAAAGAGTTTTCTGTTAAGGATAAGGTTAGTTCTATGATGAGAAATTATTCTCAATACTTACAGGATAACTTATATACTATTAGAGGTGATAGATATGTACTTCCAGTAAGGGCAGAACATAAAGGACAAGTGCAAGGACTTGTACATGATCAAAGTTCTTCAGGAGCTACATTATTTATAGAACCTATGGGACTTGTTCATTTAAATAATGAAATAAAGGAATTAAGGTTAAAGGAGACGGCTGAAATTGAAAGAATTTTAGCTATGTTATCTTCTAGAATATATGATTCTATAGTGGCAGTAAGAAATAATGGAGACATTGTATGGGAGTTAGATTTTATATTTGCAAAGGCTAAATTTGCTAGTGAATATGACTGCACAAGTCCTATAGTAAGTGAAGAGGGAGTAATAGATTTAATTTGGGCAAGACATCCTCTTATAAGCAAAGATATAGTGGTACCTAATGATGTATATTTAGGTAGGGAATTTACTTCATTAGTAATAACAGGACCTAACACTGGAGGTAAGACAGTTACATTGAAAACAGTAGGACTGCTAGAAGTTATGGCTTTAAGTGGAATTATGATCCCTGTAAAGGATAATTCAACTATAGGATTTTTTAAAGAGGTATTTGCAGATATAGGAGATGAACAAAGTATAGAACAAAGTTTATCTACATTTTCATCTCATATGACTAATATAGTTAACATTATAGATAAGGCAGATGAAAACTCTCTTGTATTATTTGATGAGCTGGGTGCAGGAACAGATCCTACAGAGGGAGCAGCTCTTGCAGTGGCAATACTTGATGAACTTAAAAATAGAGGAAGTAAAATAGTGGCCACTACACACTATAGCGAATTAAAAGGTTATGCCCTAAAGGCACCAGGGGTGGAAAATGCATCTGTGGAATTTAATGTGGAAACTTTAAGACCAACTTATAGACTTCTAATAGGCATACCTGGAAAGTCTAATGCTTTTGAAATTTCAAGAAGATTGGGTTTACCTGATTATATAATAACAAGTTCAAAGGAGAAAATAGCTGAGGATTCTCTTCAATTTGAAGATTTAATTCAAAGTCTTCAGGATAAAAGCATAAAAGTAGAGAAAGATGCAAGGGAAACAGAAATGCTTAAGCTTCAGGCAGCTAAGATAAAAGAAAAGTATGAGGAAAAACTATATAAAGTAGATAAAACTAGAGAAAAAGCTCTTATAGAGGCTCAAAGAGAGGCAAAAAGATTAGTAAGAGAAGCCAAAGAAGAAGCAGATTCTATACTTAAAAATATAAGAGAACTAGAGAGAAAGGGATACTCTTCAGATGTAAGAAGAGAATTAGAACAGGAGAGAAAGAAACTTAAAGATAAACTAGAAGCTGTTGATGATAAAATACAAAATACTATATCAGACAAAGGGGAAAAATTAACTACTGTTGAAGAAGGACAGGAGGTATTTGTACCTTCTTTAAATCAAAAAGTTGTAGTTGTATCAAAACCAGATAACAAGGGTGAAGTTCTTGTGCAAGCTGGAATATTAAAAATAAATGTAAAGCTAGAGGATTTAAGATACGTAAAAGAAAGTAAAGAAGAAAAGAAGATAAAGAAGTCAAAGGAAAAAAGAGAAGCTAAGTTAAGACTAGCCAGTGTAGCTACTTCCATAGATTTAAGAGGAATGGATGCAATGGAGGCTGTGTTTACTACAGATAAATATCTAGATGATGCGTGTATGGCAGGGCTTTCAGAGGTAAGCGTAATACATGGTAAAGGTACTGGAGTGCTTAGAAATGCCATAAATGATATGTTAAAAAAACATCCTCATGTGAAAAATTATAGATTAGGAAACTATGGAGAAGGCGGAACGGGAGTTACTGTGGTAGAGCTTAAATAG